A window of Erinaceus europaeus unplaced genomic scaffold, mEriEur2.1 scaffold_541, whole genome shotgun sequence genomic DNA:
CCCCTCCCAGCCCAAGGCGGCCAGCGGCTGCGGAGCCGGAAGTGGGTGTCTGAAGCGGAAGTGTGTCAAGAGCGCgacgccccgcccccgccccgccccccggaAGTGTGGCGGGGCCGTCGCCGGAGTGCGCACGCGCGTCCCCGGTTCAGCCAATCGCGGCGGGGCAGCGTGGCGGCCGGGCCGGATAGGGCGGCGCGCGGCCGGAAGTGGGGCGGAGGCGGGCGGAGCGGCCGGCGGGCGAGATGGCGGCGGCCTACGAGCAGGTGCAGAAGGGGCCGCTGAAGCTCAAGGGCGTCGCGGAGCTCGGCGTCGCCAAGCGGTGAGTgtcggcggggcggggcggggcggggcggggcggggcgggcgggctcTCCTCCCCCGGGACCCGACCTGACGCGGCCCGCGGcccaggaagaagaagaagaagaaggacaaggaCCAGGCCCAGCTGCTGGAAGCCATGGGGACCAGCAAGAAGAGCGAGGAGGAGAAGCGGCGCGGCCTGGACAAGCGCACGCCCGCGCAGGCGGCCTTCGAGAAGATGCAGGAGAAGCGGGTGCGGGGCGGGGTCGCGGGGTCGGCCCGGAGGGAGGGGCGGGGTCGGCCCGGAGGGAGGGGCGGGGTCGGCCCGGAGGGAGGGGCGGGGTCGGCCCGGAGGGAGGGGCGGGGTCGGCCCGGAGGGAGGGGCGGGGTCGGCCCGGAGGGAGGGGCGGGGTCGGCCCGGAGGGAGGGGCGGGGTCGGCCCGGAGGGAGGGGCGGGGTCGGCCCGGAGGGAGGGGCGGGGTCGGCCCGGAGGGAGGGGCGGGATCGGCCCGGAGGGAGGGGCGGGATCGGCCCGGAGGGAGGGGCGGGGTCAGCGCAGAGGGAGGGGCGGGGTCGCGGGCTCGGCCCGGAGGGAGGGGCGGGGTCAGCCcggagggagggggcggggtcagCCCGGAGGGAGGGGCGGGATCGGCCCGGAGGGAGGGGCGGGGTCAGCCCGGAGGGAGGGGCGGGGTCGGCCCGGAGGGAGGGGCGGGGTCAGCCCGGAGGGAGGGGCGGGGTCGGCCCGGAGGGAGGGGCGGGGTCGGCCCGGAGGGAGGGGCGGGGATCGGCCCGGAGGGAGGGGCGGGGTCGGCCCGGAGGGAGGGGCGGGGTCGGCCCGGAGGGAGGGGCGGGGTCGGCCCGGAGGGAGGGGCGGGGTCGGCCCGGAGGGAGGGGCGGGGTCGGCCCGGAGGGAGGGGCGGGGTCGGCCCGGAGGGAGGGGCGGGGTCGGCCcggagggagggggcggggtcagCCCGGAGGGAGGGGCGGGATCGGCCCGGAGGGAGGGGCGGGGTCGGCCCGGAGGGAGGGGCGGGGTCGGCCCGGAGGGAGGGGCGGGGTCGGCCCGGAGGGAGGGGCGGGATCGGCCCGGAGGGAGGGGCGGGGTCGGCCCGGAGGGAGGGGCGGGGTCGGCCCGGAGGGAGGGGCGGGGTCGGCCCGGAGGGAGGGGCGGGGTCAGCCCGGAGGGAGGGGCGGGGTCAGCCCGGAGGGAGGGGCGGGGTCAGCCCGGAGGGAGGGGCGGGGTCAGCCCGGAGGGAGGGGCGGGGTCGGCCCGGAGGGAGGGGCGGGGTCAGCCCGGAGGGAGAGGGCGGGGTCAGCCCGGAGGGAGGGGCGGGGTCAGCCCGGAGGGAGGGGCGGGGTCGGCCCGGAGGGAGGGGGGGTCAGCCCGGAGGGAGGGGCGGGGTCAGCCCGGAGGGAGAGGGCGGGGTCAGCCCGGAGGGAGGGGCGGGGTCAGCCCAGAGGAAGAGGGCGGGGTCAGCCCGGAGGGAGGGGCGGGGTCAGCCCAGAATGAGGGGGCGGGGTCAGcccagagggagggggcgggggtcaGCCTGGGGGTCATCGTGGGGGCACCCcgggtaagtttttttttttttctctttttttccttttttcttttctttttttactgcgtatccctttttgttgctcttgtttcgttgtcgctgtggttgttgttgttaatgctgtcgttgctgtagttattgttattgttactgatgttgttgttggctaggacagagagacatggagagaggaggggaagacagagagggggagagacagacagacacctgcagacctgcttcaccgcctgggaagtgactcccctgcaggtgggagccgggggctcgaaccgggatcctcacgccggtccctgcgctttgcgccacctgcgcttcacccgctgcgcccccgcccgactcccttaagcttttcattttttaaaagccttttaAAAGCATTTTCTCTATTTGTTACTGGCTAGACAGAAGTggcgagggagagggacagacccccgcagccctgcccctctgccggtggagctttccccctgcaggtggggccgggggctcgaacctgggtccgcgCTCAGCCAGGCGCCACCTCCAGCATTTCTCTGGCCGTCAGCCAGAGGCTCAGGGGACCGAAGCTGGGGTCTGGGCGCCCGGGTGGGAGAGGCTGTGGCAGGACCCCCGCGCCCAGCACGGGAGACATgcagcccccgcccccccagaCCCGCCCGAGACTCACACCTTCTCCCCCCCCAGCAAATGGAGAGGATCCTGAAGAAGGCCTCCAAGACCCACAAGCagagggtggaggtgggtgggggcggggtggcggggggaggggggtggggacagggggaagggggctgggggaggtgggtggggtcagggggagggggaggggcagtgtGAGGGAGGGGGCCGCCCGCTGAGTCCCCTCCCCCGCAGGACTTCAACCGGCACCTGGACACGCTGACCGAGCACTACGACATCCCCAAGGTCAGCTGGACCAAGTAGCCCCGCGGCCTCTGGAGCGTCGTCCAGGAGCGGGAGGCCCCCGCCCGAGACCATTAAAACCCACCCGCCCTCCGGCTGCAACTCCGGCTCCGCGTGTGTCTGGTGGCCCTGGGGGCAGTCGCCGGGGCGGGGGCGCCACGACAGGACACAGGGCCTCCGCCCGCCGGCCCAAGAGAGACACGACGTgacaggacacagggacacacGGGACGGACACAACGACAGCACACACGGACACGGGGGCTCCGCCGCCCGCGCAAGCCGCCCTGCTCTCCCCCGACTTGGCGAATAAACTGCCTCGTTGCTGTCGCTCTGTGAGCCGCTGGCGTCTGTTTTCTGGGCTCAGGGCGGCGAGGAGCTGCCCACGGGGTCTGAGCGCCACTGGTTCGATTCACTGGCCAGAAagacatcgagagggaagggggagacagaaagacccctgcggccctgcagttggggactggggcctgGAATCACGTCTCAGCCTGGTGCACGGCCTGTATTTAtccccccccagccctgctgagccctgcctgctggtggtgctgggggttgaacccggggcctcagagcctcaggcgggagagtctgtgtgcagaaccatcctGCCGTCTCCCGGCCCTAgacagacggagagacacctgcagccctgctctacctgCGGGGAGGGGCGGTCCCCACAGgggctttcttattttcttaaagatttttaaatatttattcccttttgttgccctggttgttttattgttgttgttgttattgatgtcgtcgttgttggccaggagagaaacggagagagatggggaagacggggagagacagacagacacctgcagacctgcttcaccgcctgggaagcgactcccctgcaggtggggagccgggggctcgaaccgggatcctgactccggtcctttcgttttgcgccacgtgcgctaccgGCTTTGATTCACATGGGCCGGGTTCGGTCCCgtgaaaataaaacaagggctgggGAGCCGGCAcgggttctgcacacagactctcctgccggaGGCTCGGAggcccgggttcagtccccagcaccgccagcagccagagccgagcagggctctgggcaatcGCGCTCATAAGATAAACTATTTAAAgaggaaagaaatcaaagaataaGAAACGGCTCTCAGGCCCCAGACGGGACAGTGGGAGGACAGGCCCGGCAAGTGTGAGGCCCGAGTTCCCTCCGGCGCTTTGCGTGGAGCGGGAGGCGCTGGCTCCGTCCCTCCGGTGAGCCTGTCTCTGCCCACAGGGCTCTTCTCGTTTGAGTTTACGcttaacctgcagccctgctgctgctgtgctggggatggaacccggggcctcagagcctcgggcggGAGAGTCTGTGAGCAGAACAATAATTACTACTACTATCACTAGTCTCCCTAGAGCAGAtacatattattactattattataattattaatattattttcccccagagccctgctgcgcCCCGGCTGCTgctgtgctggggatggaacccggggccccagagcctcaggcgggagagtctGTGAGCAGAACAATAATTACTACTACTATCACTAGTCTCCCTAGAGCAGAtacatattattactattatttgttagaattattaatattattttccccagagccctgctgcgcCCCGGGCTGCTgctgtgctggggatggaacccggggccccagagcctcaggcgggagagtctGTGCAGAACCGTGATGCCGTCTCCCCACCCTGCCCTGGAATGCgtgtcattttgttttttaaaagtactCCGGCCGGGGAGGTGCGCACACGaacggggtccggggtccgggtcCATTCGCAGGCGCCGCGCCAGCGGTGACGATCAGGACCGGACAAGAGCCGTGcacaggccctgggttcgagagccgggcccccacctgccgggagcGAAGTTCACGGCTGTGTGTGTCTCGGTGGCGCGGGGGCTCGTCAGCCTGGAGCTCTGAATCCGTGGCGCCCGCGAAAACCGAACATTGGCGCACAGCCGACAGCCGGGCTGGACAGACGGACCGACACCAGGCACCTTTCCCCGGTGCTGCTGATGGGCGGGCCCCGGGGTCGGGCTGGACGCTCCCGGGAGCCCCTGCGCGTCCCCACGGGCTGCCGGGGCTCGGCCCCGCGGGAATGCGCGTTCCATCCCGGGGCCCTGCTCCCGCTGAGCCCGGGCCCCGCCGGCCCCGCCCACTGCCCTGGCCCCGCCCAGGAGCCCCGCAGGCCCCGCCTCCCGCGGGCGGGGCGGCTCGTCTGTCCACGCCCACCGCGCCCGGCCACGCCCCTTCCGCGCCCGGCTTCCCGGAAGCTCGAGCCTATGGGCGGAAGCGGCTCGCCCCGCGCGGTCTGCGCCTGCGCACGCGCGGCCGGCGCCTGCGCACTCCCGGCGGCACCGCTCCCCCGACCGGACATAACGGTCCgcgcgccgcccgcccgcccggaaGTAGCCGCGAACCGTCGGGGCGGCGCCGGGCCTCGCTCAACGCCCGGCTACCGCCGCAGCCATGTCGGCCAGCGCCGTGTA
This region includes:
- the FAM32A gene encoding protein FAM32A, whose amino-acid sequence is MAAAYEQVQKGPLKLKGVAELGVAKRKKKKKKDKDQAQLLEAMGTSKKSEEEKRRGLDKRTPAQAAFEKMQEKRQMERILKKASKTHKQRVEDFNRHLDTLTEHYDIPKVSWTK